From the Clostridia bacterium genome, the window GCTGCTGATACGCCAAATTCGGTTTCTAACATTTTAACAAGCTCATTGAGCTCTACTACGGTCAATTCTTTTACTGACTCAACAATTTTATTCAAATCTGCCATAATAATTTATTCTCCTTAAATTTTATTTTATGCTTTTTGCTTTGCAGCCTGGTCAAGCACAATAGCCAGTTTTCTTACGGGCGCGGTCAATACGCCAAGCAATCTTGCGATAAGTTGTTCTTTTCCCGGGATATATGACAATGCTTTTACTTCATCAGCAGTCATAACTTTGCCATCCATATATCCGCCTTTGATTTTGGTGAGATTGAACTTTTCTGAGCTTTCACGTGCAATTCTTGCAGCAGATATTTCATCTGTAAGTGAGAAAGCTATAGCAGTAGGACCTTCAAATACATGGTCAAAGCCCTTAACACCCAATTCTTCAAAGGCACGGGACATAATTGTGTTCTTTATAACCTTATAGGTTACGCCATTTTTGCGGAAGTTGTTACGCATTTCGGTATCTTGAGCGACATTGATGCCTTTAAAATCAACAAAGACAACGGATTTTGATTTGGTAATCAAATCCTTAACTTCAGCAACTTTGGCCTTTTTTGCCTCTAAATTTGCGTTAGCCATTTTTACCTCCTGTTTTATTTTATAAAAAACAGCTCTTTTGCCAAAAGCGAAAGAGCTGTAATTGAGGTCATTTTTTAACAGTATTACAAGCTTTTATCGCCCTCGGCAAGCTCCATAACAGATTTAAGAAAAATCACTTGCTGTCTTTAGGACATTTTTAAGCTGTTATTATATTTTAGTTTATTTTGTAGTTAAGCTTTATGCTAGGTCCCATTGTAGGTGCAATGAAGACGTTTTTAATATAAGTTCCTTTTGCAGAAGCAGGTTTTGCTTTTACAATAGCTTCCATTAACGCATTGAAGTTTTCAATAAGTTTTTGTGCGCCAAAGGATTTCTTTCCGATAATGCAGTGAACAATAGCTGTTTTATCAATACGATATTCAACTACGCGTCCAAGCTTGGTATCAGCTACAACTTTAGCCACATCAAGTGTAACAGTACCTGATTTGGGGTTAGGCATTAAGCCTTTAGGTCCTAGAATTTTAGCAACTCTACCCATTTGACCCATCATGTCAGGAGTAGCGATACATACATCGAAATCAAGCCATCCGCCTTGAATCTTAGCAATTATTTCTTCTGCTCCTACATAATCAGCACCAGCTTTTTCAGCTTCAGTTGCTTTGTCGCCTTTTGCAACAACCAATACCTTAACCTTTTTGCCAGTTCCGTTAGGAAGATTGGTAATACCACGAATTTGCTGGTCAGCTTGTTTAGGGTCAACACCAAGTCTTACGTGCAATTCAACTGATTCGTCAAACTTAGCATTAGCAACCTGAATCAAAGTCTCAAAGCCTTCATTGATTTCGTAGGTTTTGCTGGTATCAACTTTGCTTGCATCTGCAAGATATCTCTTACTTCTTTTCATTGTGCCGCCCTCCTTATTCTTCTACCGTAACGCCCATGCTTCTGGCGGTACCTTTTACCATGCTTATAGCAGCTTCCAAAGATGCAGCATTAAGATCAGGCATTTTCATCTTAGCGATTTCCTCAACCTGTTCTTTAGTAAGGCGTGCAACTTTGTCACGGTTAGGACGAGCTGAACCACTTTCAATTTTAGCAGCTTTCTTAATCAGAACAGCAACTGGAGGAGTTTTTAGAATGAATGAAAAAGAACGGTCAGCATAAATACTGATAACTACAGGAATAATTAATCCTGCTTGAGAAGCAGTTTTTTCGTTAAATTCTTTGGTGAATGCAGGAATGTTAATGCCGTGCGGTCCAAGAGAAGAACCTACAGGAGGTCCCGGAGTCGCTTTTCCTGCCGGCAGCTGTAATTTGACTACAGCAGTCAGTTTCTTAGCCATAATTTCTCCTTAAAAAATATTTTTATATTTTTTAATCGTGGTGATAACGGCAAATATTAATTTGCCTCCCAGATAAAAATATCTAATCTAATTTTGCGATTTGAGTTATATCCAATTCAACGGGAGTAATTCTTTCAAACATATTGACATTTACTCTGCATTTTGAATTGTGAATATCAATTTCTACAATATCGCCTATAAAGTCAGCCAAAGGACCGTCAATAATGCGTATTTTGTCTCCAACGGAAAAGTCAACATTAACAGTGACTTTTTCTAGTTTCATACGACGAATTTCATCATCGGTCAAAGGCATAGGTTTTCCTTGCGGACCAACGAAACTAATAACTCCGCGTGTGCTCGTAATCATATGCCACATATCATTGGTATAACGCATTTTGAGCATGACATAACAGGGGAACTTTTTACGGGAAACAATTTTGCGCTTTCCGTTTTTTTCCTCAATTACATCTTCCATTGGAATTTGAATGTCCAAAATACGGTCTTGAAGATTGTTTTTTTCAATCAACTTTTCAAGACTATCTTTGACAATATTCTCATAACCAGTATAGGTATAAACAATATACCACTGGGGTTCCATCTTTGCTACTTCTTCGTTCATTGCCTTATACCAAGTATTCTAACAAGAGCTTGTATGCCTGAGACAATCCAAGATCTATAAGCCACACGGCAACAATAAAAAAGCCGACAACAGCAAAAACAACGCCTGTTTGTTTTAGAACAGTAGCAGGCTTTGCCCAGATGACTTTTTTGAGCTCACTGCCCATTTCTTTAAACCATCTGCTGATTCTGCCTTTTTTCTTTTCGTTAGCCATAAAACTATCCCCTTGTATTATTTTGTTTCTTTATGCAGGGTATGCTTTTTGCAAAATCTGCAGTACTTTTTCAGTTCAATACGGTTAGGGTCATTCTTTTTGTTTTTAAAAGTGTCATAATTGCGTTGCTTGCATTCTGTACAAGCCAATGTAATTTTGTCCTGCATTATGTTTTCCTTCTTTATTAATTACTTTTTTAGGTAAAATGCATTGTGAAAAATAACACCCAAAGGGTGCTTTATATAATTTAGCACAAGCTGTTTATGATGTCAAGGATTTTGATAAGACAAAAAAGCTTTAAGTTTTTGGCTTAAATGTAGTTTGTGTCTTTAGTATTATAATACAAATTGTTAGATTTTACAATTGATATCTAAAACAAACACACAAAAAAAGTTTGGTGCATAATAATATGATATGAGAAAATGCAGATGTTGTCGCCGAAGCAGACGGCGGCGAAATCAAGTAAGATGTTATGTGTTCATATCTAGTACTAATGTTCCAGTAAGAGGGGCGATAGTGTCATGCACATTTTGTGACTCTAGACGCATAATATACAGAAGAACTGATGTATTTGGAACCTGTGTATTCAATCTACCTGATGGAGATTTTTTGTTTAGATGCGACTGTGTTCCTAATTTTTTGTCTCCGTCACAGGAAGATTTTTGCGTAACGCTTGGTTGTTTTAGATGTGAAGCGGATTTGTTATTTCCTGCCACATTTTTAGGGACAAATGCAATTAATCAATTGCCTTTAACAAATACACAGCTTATCAACAATCAACAGTCGTCAATAAATAACATTTCAGGATTAATCAATAATACAACATCCAATTCGACTATAACCAATACATATATACCGCCTGTTGATTCACAAACAAATAATACATCTACAGGTAGTTTAATTTCTGATGCATCCACTATCACGGCACCGCCTGTTCAAAATCAAACAGAAAGCCTTGATCTAAGTACGATGCAAACAATGGCAAAAGTAAAACAATATGGCTCGAGCACTTCAGGACTATCAAAATTAAGCAAAACCAGTCAAAGTCAAATACATGCAAAGCCAGTAGAACATTACATAAACCCTCAAAACCGCACATACAAAGGGTAAAAAATTATTTGCTCTGTACATATCAATAAAAAAGGAGCAAATATAAGATATGAGTTACGATTACGATGATTTTGATTTTGAAATGAAAAATCAAAAAGGGTATGATGATAAAGAATACGGCTATGATAAAAAATACGACTATGACGACAAATATGACCCTTGCAAAGACAAACATTTTGATCCATGCCGTCCTAAACCCAAGCCTGATTGCTTCTGCTGCTGCAAAAAAGATGACAGATGGGGCTACGAAGACGACAAGAAAGACGACAAGAAAGACGACAAATTTGATGACAAAAAAGACAAATGGGAAGACAAGAAAGACGATAAATGCGACAAAAAAGACGACAAGTGCGATAAAAAGGATGACAAGTGCGATAAAAAGGATGACAAGAGAGACGATAAATGCGATAAGAAGGACGATGATAAATGCAGAAAATGCTGCTGTTTCTTAAGCTTTTTCCGTTGCATTCGATAATTGAAAAAAAGACCCGGAATTATTAATCCGGGTCAACTTACATAAAACGGCTAAGGTGTATGTAAAACTATTCTTCGTCGTTAGCTTTATCCTCAAAATAATTATTGAGTTCTTCCACTAACAAATCAACATCAATTCCATGAGCAGCTGAAGCTTGTTCCAAAGTTTCACCGCTTGAAATAGGACAACCTAAGCAGTGCATTCCAAATCCATAGAAGATAGGAGCGCAGCCGCTGTCCTTTTTTATTATTTCATATATAGTCATATCCTTAGTGATAGTCATGTTGATAACTCCTTATAAAAAATTTTCTTTATTATATCATATAACCGATAAAAGTAATATTACTTAGTCACACAAAAAGCGCTATCAAATTAGATTATTTGCAAAAAGTCCAATAAAAATGTAACCAAAGCCAGGCCGCTTAATAGCCCTAGTATAAAGCCTACAACCTTAGGAACAGAAACGGGTGCCTTGCCTACGGTCTTTCCACTTGAGCCGTTAATATATGTGTAATAAGGTTTTTGCTTGAAAACATGAAGCGTTACATAAATAGGAAGCAAAACATATTTAAATGTCTTGTCGTTATATTGCGTTGTTATATCAAGACTGCTGACCACATCGCAATGCAATGATGCGATTATTCCAGACCTTATACTGTTATTAATTACATTAAGAGCTTCTGCCCAACCTGCATTTAGTGATTTTTTATAATGTTCTGCTGTGTAGCCGGCTAGATACTGTCTTTTATATTCAACACTGTCTTTTGTGTTGAAAGGTTTTAGCTTATTAAAAGTTCTGTCATCTATATGTCTGCTTGAATTGATGTTAATATCATCAAATATTGCTTCATGATGTCCGCTGACTTTTCTGTAACGGACTCTTCTTTCTGTATGACGGTTTTTGCCTGAACCTACTGTCACATAATAATAGTCGCCGACAACGCCGCGATAAAATGACGAAGTTTTGGTGTCATAAGTCCAGCTAGGGGAATAAATTCCTTTGAAATTATCATCTATATGACTTTTTCTAAAAGCAGTGGGTGCAAATATTTTGCCCTTAATCCATTTCTGATAGCATTCTTTAGCTTCAGACTTAGTTAATCTAAAAGGCAGTACTGCGTTAGGTCGTATTCCTTCTATATCTTCAATACGGGTTATACTTGGTGATTTACAAAAAGGACATTCTTTTGCAAATTCATCCTTATCAAATACAAATTCTGCGCCGCAGCTATCGCAATGGCTTACGCGTGTTTCGTCATTCCATTTAACAGCTTTATCCAGAGAAAAATCCAGCACTCTTTCAACGCTTTTTTGAGACGCTATTTCATATTCGCTGTTGCAATATTGACAATAGAGCTTTTGAGTTTTAGGATTAAATATGACAGATGCCCCGCAATTAGGGCATTTGTCCTGTTCTACATCAAGTACAAGTTTTGTTTCGCCGCCATAGTTTTCATATACTTTTTTAGTCGGCTCATCTACATAATTGACAACTTTTTCTTCAGATGATGAAGAAGAATTGCTTTTTTCTCTGGCTTTTTTTATTTCGTCTGCAAGATTATAAAATCTTTTCATATCAGAGTTTCTTTCCACATTCTGCGCAGAATTTTGCTTGAGGCTTATTGGCCTTTCCGCAAGAAGGACAATATTTTGTAGCATTTACAGGTGTTATTTTTGCACCGCATTCAGGGCAGAATTTGGCATTTGCATTGATATTTGCATTGCAAGAAGGACAAACCATTGTAGGTACAGCGCCTACAGGTGCAGCAGGGGTAGCTTGCGCATTAGCATTTTGACCAGATAAAGCGCTTCCAAAAACATTGCCTACAGCCCAGCCAGCACCCATTTGCATAGCAGTTCCAGCCATATTCATTCCGCTACCTTTATGAGCATTTTCTGCGATAGTCTTCATAGAATCAGCAGCCGCAAATTGAGTATATTCTTGAGCATTGCCCAAAATGTTCATTCTTGTTCTCTCGTTGAGAGCTTTTGTGCTTTCTTCTGTCAAAGATAGATTTTCAACAACAAGGTTAACTAATGTTATACCCATTTTGTTGAAATCAGCCTGAACAATTTCTGCTGCTTTATCACCAATTGCTGAATATTTCATTGCCAAGTCAAGCGCAGGGATGTTGGAAGCTGCAACTGCTTCAGAAATACCACTTACTATGGTACGTTTGAGTTGTTCCAT encodes:
- the rplJ gene encoding 50S ribosomal protein L10, which encodes MANANLEAKKAKVAEVKDLITKSKSVVFVDFKGINVAQDTEMRNNFRKNGVTYKVIKNTIMSRAFEELGVKGFDHVFEGPTAIAFSLTDEISAARIARESSEKFNLTKIKGGYMDGKVMTADEVKALSYIPGKEQLIARLLGVLTAPVRKLAIVLDQAAKQKA
- the rplA gene encoding 50S ribosomal protein L1 — translated: MKRSKRYLADASKVDTSKTYEINEGFETLIQVANAKFDESVELHVRLGVDPKQADQQIRGITNLPNGTGKKVKVLVVAKGDKATEAEKAGADYVGAEEIIAKIQGGWLDFDVCIATPDMMGQMGRVAKILGPKGLMPNPKSGTVTLDVAKVVADTKLGRVVEYRIDKTAIVHCIIGKKSFGAQKLIENFNALMEAIVKAKPASAKGTYIKNVFIAPTMGPSIKLNYKIN
- the rplK gene encoding 50S ribosomal protein L11, which gives rise to MAKKLTAVVKLQLPAGKATPGPPVGSSLGPHGINIPAFTKEFNEKTASQAGLIIPVVISIYADRSFSFILKTPPVAVLIKKAAKIESGSARPNRDKVARLTKEQVEEIAKMKMPDLNAASLEAAISMVKGTARSMGVTVEE
- the nusG gene encoding transcription termination/antitermination protein NusG — translated: MNEEVAKMEPQWYIVYTYTGYENIVKDSLEKLIEKNNLQDRILDIQIPMEDVIEEKNGKRKIVSRKKFPCYVMLKMRYTNDMWHMITSTRGVISFVGPQGKPMPLTDDEIRRMKLEKVTVNVDFSVGDKIRIIDGPLADFIGDIVEIDIHNSKCRVNVNMFERITPVELDITQIAKLD
- the secE gene encoding preprotein translocase subunit SecE produces the protein MANEKKKGRISRWFKEMGSELKKVIWAKPATVLKQTGVVFAVVGFFIVAVWLIDLGLSQAYKLLLEYLV
- the rpmG gene encoding 50S ribosomal protein L33; the protein is MQDKITLACTECKQRNYDTFKNKKNDPNRIELKKYCRFCKKHTLHKETK
- a CDS encoding DUF1858 domain-containing protein, with the protein product MTITKDMTIYEIIKKDSGCAPIFYGFGMHCLGCPISSGETLEQASAAHGIDVDLLVEELNNYFEDKANDEE
- a CDS encoding SPFH domain-containing protein: MGFLKNQLLKVIEWEDNTHDTMAYKYPIPPKTEIMMGSQLIVRESQVAILVSSGKIADVFEPGRYKLNTGNMPILTKLRSWKYDFNSPFVCDVYFINTKQFINQKWGTGNPVMMRDQDFGVVQFRGYGVFSFKVSDAAVFLRELLGSAALYKVDNLMEQLKRTIVSGISEAVAASNIPALDLAMKYSAIGDKAAEIVQADFNKMGITLVNLVVENLSLTEESTKALNERTRMNILGNAQEYTQFAAADSMKTIAENAHKGSGMNMAGTAMQMGAGWAVGNVFGSALSGQNANAQATPAAPVGAVPTMVCPSCNANINANAKFCPECGAKITPVNATKYCPSCGKANKPQAKFCAECGKKL